The Ananas comosus cultivar F153 linkage group 4, ASM154086v1, whole genome shotgun sequence region CTGTATTATGTTATGGTATTAATTTTTCCATTAATTTTCATCATTTAAACGGACAGATATGGACAGATAATCATCACAAACCACCATTTAAAAATTGTATCTCCTTATGATTTAATATTGTAATTGCCTACATGGCAATTACATGGACATTGCCCTCAAAAGAAGGGCTACGATTGCCGTAGAATACAGAGTTTAGACACCCATctgtaaaagttaaaattttaggGCCAGTTAGATACTCCGTTGGAAGTTTGAGGACCCActaatgcaatttacccttggTAGAAACAGGTTGATGTGGAAGGGGATAAGCTAAGACCGGCGCTTATTGGCACATCTCGCAGTCTCAAAGTGGGCCAAAGCTGTTTCGCAATTGGCAATCCTTTTGGATATGAGCACACTTTAACTACTGGGGTAAAATTGTGCCTTAAAAGATTGTACTCTTTACTCTATTTGATTAGTTCAACTTCAACTAGCGATAATTGTTCAGCTTATTCCAATTGAAATTTTTGTGAACTGTGATTAAGGTACTTATGATTTTAATAAGCGAtaattgttaaatatgattGTAGGTTGTGAGTGGATTGAGCCGGGAAATACCCTCACCAAATGGAAGAGCAATTCGAGGAGCCATACAAACAGATGCTGCTATTAATGCAGGTAAAATTACATTCGGTCATATATAATCTACTAGACACCCTTGAACATTGTAGGCACTGCATGAGCTCAGCAGAGTACACATCGAGTACAAATTTAGAATTATCCTGCTAATTTGGTTTGATAGTATTTTGATAAAGAGTCATTGAAGGCTTTTATGAGCCTTAGATTTTGTTAGCATTGCTGATCAAAGGGAAATTTTATCTCTTCTGCTAAGCAGAATGATCTTTGGTGTGGTTATATAATTTTTCCGATTTAACTAACGCATTAGAAGAAAGTTCACATAATCAGAATTTTCATGTTCAATCCACATCATGTTGCTTAGGGTTTACAAAAGGAATCTACGTTTGTGCATCTTGTCTTAGATTTCATTTTATGCGTCTCTTAAGCAATAATAGTTATATTAGAAACCTTGAGCGTATAAAGGCTCAAGAGTGAGACTCAAGAAGCATAAAAATAATAGTTGTATAGATAGAGCATGGAGTGAATGTGAGTTCGATATCTGATACAAATGGTGTTTAAAATTAATGTTGATTGGTAAACTAATATTTCATAGGGTTCTTGTGATGTGTGCGCCTCGTAGTTTGTTGCATCTGATCcccttttactctctctctctctctctcaattttcTTGTTAATCAGTATTACATAACGAAAGGATTATATTACTTCTCTCCTACTCTTTATTCATTGAGACATACTATTTTTTCCTCCTTTACTGTTTCCAAAATGATTCTACTAAGTTTCATGTATAGTTCTCTACAATAATTCCATCTGTAGATAGATTAGCGTctgtttgtttgtttctttatttGATATAAACATGTGTTATATGGTTAAGAGCTTGTAGTTCATACcttttaattaaaaacaatCAACATTTGCCTACTGTTCTTCATGGTTTACCCCTCAGCAGCTTTAGCTTTACATTCAACAGGAAACTCAGGAGGACCTCTTATCGACTCATATGGCCATGTTATTGGAGTTAATACAGCTACATTTACCCGCAAAGGTACCTTTCTTTTCTCAATAGCTAACGCGAGTATGCAACTCTTTAGCTGTCGAATGCCATCAGTTACTACATGATATAGTTCAATAGGCGTATAGTCTACTATCCCACCTCCCTGTATATTCCAGGTTCAACTGTTGTTACAAAGTTTCTGTTAGAAGCTTATGTTCTTATAGGATtaagatatggattttgacaGTAAATGGACAGAAACTTTAAGTATACTAGGTCTTGGTCCGAGAAGAAACAAATTTATGAGAAACAAATTTATGAACTCGTGTTATGATACCATGGTAAAATAATCATTGTTCAttatgagtccggctattatactcttaggAGTATAGAGTCCTTTGGACTCAtaagttttctgtcgttagatcaacctctttgaccatttttacccgttagatgaTACCATTcgaccaaccacccactcaaccctaggggactactatcatcataaccgtacatctcttcatccaacagccgaaaacttatgagtacaaaaaaactcaatactcataagagtatagtagctctagccgttcattattattaattttcaattcATATTATTCTCTCACGTCTAGACTCAACAGTGTCCACAGTACAGACTTTAAATTAAAGTTGGTGAAAGTTTGATAAGCTCAAACTATTATTCTCTACTTAAACTAACTAATAGAGGGCGGTGGTTATGTTCTAAGAATTTTGCCTAATATTTGGTAGAGCTACTGCCTATTCCAATTCAAGCTAAATTCACGAGGAAATGGCTTGTGATCGATGCAATATCACGTCTTGGATGATcaatgagaaaaataaatttcgggGCTACATCATATAGGATTTGAAAGATGCTGATATAATGCTTAGTGATTTTGAACCTGTCGATTGTCGAAAACATGCCAAAATGTTGAGGGACCCTGGTACGATTTTGCAAATCTCTATTTTCAGGAAAATGATGCTTTATTTGCAGGAACTGGGATATCATCTGGTGTCAACTTTGCCATACCGATCGATGCTGTTGTGCTTATCGTCCCTAATCTTATAGTATATGGTACTTCCGTGAGCAACAGATTTTAGCTTGTCTTCTCTGCAGTTTAATTCTAACATATTTCGTAGTCTTTTGATAGCTTAGTATCCATTTCTCACCACTACTAATATCGGTTGATTCTACTACTAGTTCAGGCTATGCttggatgcatgaatttttattttatttttttcagtatCTCACTTTGATTTACTTAAAAAGCTTGGTAAAATTTAGTAGACGAAAAATGTGACCAAATAtctagaataaaattaaaaaagatgcATCATATTGTTGTTAAAAT contains the following coding sequences:
- the LOC109708933 gene encoding protease Do-like 5, chloroplastic isoform X4; this encodes MALMEASPSVVFIKDLELKPNRKNPLVASTNNQEEEEGNEDLKDAKVEGTGSGFLWDKFGHIVTNYLVIAKLATDGAGLHRCKVYLEDSSGRAYSKEGKLIGADPAYDLAVLKVDVEGDKLRPALIGTSRSLKVGQSCFAIGNPFGYEHTLTTGVVSGLSREIPSPNGRAIRGAIQTDAAINAGNSGGPLIDSYGHVIGVNTATFTRKGTGISSGVNFAIPIDAVVLIVPNLIVYGTSVSNRF